One window of Marinobacterium aestuarii genomic DNA carries:
- the ccoG gene encoding cytochrome c oxidase accessory protein CcoG, translating to MNQIPVKDITPKSSPSKTTVETYDLYAKREHIYVKFYKGLFRNLRMISGCIMLAAYFGFSWLQWDGHQAVLFDLPNRQFHVFGMTFWPQDFMLLSFLLIILSFVLFLVTAVAGRLWCGYACPQFVWTWFFIWAERITEGDRNQRMKRDKAPWTADKAARKTLKHLLWLLIAGATAIAFVGYFSPIRELVPSLLSWNLGPWETWWLGFFALATYGNAGWLREQVCIYMCPYARFQSVMFDPDTLVISYDEKRGEHRGKRKKGLDYKAEGLGDCIDCGNCVHVCPVGIDIRDGLQHECVACGACIDACDDVMDRMGYARGLVRYTTEHALEGKPTKLLRPRLIVYALLLGGMLAAFAYTIATRIPLEVDVLRDRGSLFTHTSDGKLENSYTLKLANKAQQDHRFEISVSGFDGLTLVTESQLNIAAGELTDVALRLQADPAALQRANYTIVFHVRSLDDPSINLDAESRFLGPAPRR from the coding sequence ATGAATCAGATTCCGGTCAAAGACATCACTCCCAAAAGCAGCCCGTCCAAGACGACGGTCGAAACCTACGACCTCTACGCCAAGCGCGAGCATATTTACGTCAAGTTCTACAAGGGCCTGTTCCGCAACCTGCGCATGATCTCGGGCTGCATCATGCTGGCCGCCTACTTTGGCTTTTCCTGGCTGCAATGGGATGGCCACCAGGCGGTGCTGTTTGACCTGCCTAACCGCCAGTTCCACGTCTTTGGCATGACCTTCTGGCCGCAGGACTTCATGCTGCTGTCCTTTTTGCTGATCATACTCTCCTTCGTGCTCTTTCTCGTCACCGCGGTGGCCGGGCGCCTCTGGTGCGGCTATGCCTGCCCGCAGTTTGTCTGGACCTGGTTTTTCATCTGGGCCGAGCGCATCACCGAAGGTGATCGCAACCAGCGCATGAAACGCGACAAGGCGCCCTGGACGGCGGACAAAGCTGCCCGCAAAACCCTCAAGCACCTTCTCTGGCTGCTGATCGCCGGCGCCACGGCGATTGCCTTTGTCGGCTATTTCAGCCCCATTCGCGAGCTGGTGCCGAGCCTTCTGAGCTGGAACCTCGGCCCCTGGGAAACCTGGTGGCTGGGCTTTTTCGCCCTGGCGACCTACGGCAACGCCGGCTGGCTGCGCGAACAGGTGTGTATCTACATGTGCCCCTACGCCCGCTTTCAGAGCGTGATGTTTGACCCCGACACCCTGGTCATCTCCTACGACGAGAAACGCGGCGAACACCGCGGCAAACGCAAAAAAGGACTCGACTACAAGGCCGAAGGCCTGGGTGACTGCATCGATTGCGGCAACTGCGTGCACGTCTGCCCTGTGGGTATCGACATTCGCGACGGCCTGCAGCACGAGTGCGTGGCCTGCGGCGCCTGTATCGACGCCTGCGACGATGTGATGGATCGCATGGGCTACGCACGCGGGCTGGTGCGCTACACCACCGAGCACGCACTGGAGGGCAAGCCCACCAAACTGCTGCGCCCGCGCCTCATAGTCTACGCCCTGCTACTGGGAGGCATGCTGGCGGCCTTCGCCTACACTATCGCCACCCGCATACCGCTGGAAGTCGATGTCCTGCGCGATCGCGGCTCCCTGTTCACCCACACCTCCGATGGCAAGCTGGAAAACAGCTATACGCTCAAGCTCGCCAACAAGGCGCAGCAGGATCACCGCTTTGAAATCAGCGTCAGCGGCTTCGACGGACTGACGCTGGTAACCGAGTCGCAGCTCAACATCGCCGCCGGCGAGCTGACCGATGTCGCTCTGCGTCTGCAGGCGGATCCTGCTGCACTGCAGCGCGCCAACTACACCATTGTTTTCCATGTGCGGTCGCTGGATGACCCCTCGATCAACCTGGATGCCGAGAGCCGCTTTCTCGGCCCCGCACCCAGACGCTGA
- the queE gene encoding 7-carboxy-7-deazaguanine synthase, translated as MYSVKEMFYTLQGEGAQAGRPAVFCRFAGCNLWSGREQDRSSAICDFCDTDFVGTDGQNGGKFATAQALAEATLALWPDPAQGTPYLVCTGGEPALQLDTALIEAFKAVGFEIAVETNGTKPLPEGIDWICLSPKANTDLVLSAGQELKLVYPQLLAPPERFTSLAFEHFYLQPLDGPDAAAHLRLCVQYCLDHPQWKLSLQTHKILGID; from the coding sequence ATGTACAGCGTCAAGGAAATGTTCTACACCCTGCAGGGCGAAGGTGCCCAGGCCGGACGCCCGGCGGTGTTCTGCCGTTTTGCCGGCTGCAATCTCTGGTCAGGCCGGGAGCAGGATCGCAGCAGTGCCATCTGTGACTTCTGCGACACCGACTTTGTCGGTACCGACGGCCAAAACGGCGGCAAGTTTGCAACCGCACAAGCCCTGGCAGAGGCCACCCTGGCACTCTGGCCGGATCCTGCCCAGGGCACCCCCTACCTGGTCTGCACCGGGGGTGAACCTGCACTGCAGCTCGATACAGCCCTGATCGAAGCCTTCAAGGCCGTGGGCTTTGAAATTGCCGTTGAAACCAACGGCACCAAACCCCTGCCCGAGGGTATCGACTGGATCTGCCTGAGCCCCAAAGCCAATACCGACCTGGTGTTGAGCGCCGGACAGGAGCTCAAGCTGGTCTACCCGCAACTGCTGGCACCGCCCGAGCGTTTTACCTCACTGGCCTTCGAGCATTTCTACCTGCAGCCACTGGATGGGCCCGATGCCGCCGCCCATCTGCGCCTTTGTGTGCAGTACTGCCTGGATCACCCGCAGTGGAAGCTCAGCCTGCAAACTCACAAAATTCTGGGCATCGACTGA
- the ccoP gene encoding cytochrome-c oxidase, cbb3-type subunit III, which translates to MSAFWSAWVTVITLAVIFGCTWLLFQTRKSETYKESTDTTVGHVYDGIEEYDNPLPRWWFQLFVATVIFGLVYLALYPGLGNFKGLLGWTSTGQWEEEMQHAEEVYKPVFAKYAALSIEDLQTEDNKSGLQMGQRMFANNCSVCHGSAGTGAYGFPNLTDNDWLYGGEPATIKQTITNGRNGGMPPWGPVLGEEGVRDVASYVLGLGGHEVDPDAAQRGETQFQALCTACHGQDAKGTLALGAPNLTDDVWLYGGSFEAVTHSIRNGRAGMMPAHKNLLSDDKIHLIAAYVFSLSND; encoded by the coding sequence ATGAGTGCTTTTTGGAGCGCATGGGTAACGGTGATTACCTTGGCGGTCATTTTTGGCTGCACATGGTTGCTGTTCCAGACTCGCAAGAGCGAGACCTACAAGGAATCCACGGACACGACTGTCGGTCACGTATACGACGGCATCGAAGAGTACGACAACCCGCTGCCACGCTGGTGGTTTCAGCTTTTCGTCGCCACTGTGATCTTCGGACTGGTGTACCTGGCCCTGTACCCGGGACTGGGTAACTTCAAAGGCCTGCTCGGCTGGACATCCACGGGTCAGTGGGAAGAAGAGATGCAGCACGCCGAAGAAGTCTACAAGCCGGTGTTCGCCAAGTATGCCGCCCTGTCGATCGAAGACCTGCAGACCGAGGACAACAAGTCCGGTCTGCAGATGGGCCAGCGCATGTTCGCCAACAACTGCAGCGTCTGCCATGGCTCAGCGGGGACCGGCGCCTACGGCTTCCCCAATCTGACTGACAATGACTGGCTGTACGGCGGCGAGCCTGCCACTATCAAGCAGACCATCACCAACGGTCGCAACGGTGGCATGCCGCCCTGGGGCCCGGTTCTTGGTGAAGAAGGTGTACGTGATGTGGCCAGCTATGTGCTGGGCCTCGGCGGTCATGAAGTGGATCCGGACGCCGCACAGCGTGGCGAAACCCAGTTCCAGGCCCTGTGCACCGCCTGCCACGGCCAGGACGCCAAGGGCACCCTGGCACTGGGCGCACCCAACCTGACCGACGACGTATGGCTCTATGGCGGCAGTTTCGAAGCGGTGACACACTCCATTCGCAACGGTCGCGCAGGCATGATGCCGGCACACAAGAATCTTCTCAGCGATGACAAGATTCACCTGATTGCCGCCTACGTCTTCAGCCTGTCAAACGACTGA
- the ccoS gene encoding cbb3-type cytochrome oxidase assembly protein CcoS, translating to MDILYLLIPIAIIFVGCALWAFFWSVNSGQYDDMESPAHSILFDDDDNLIPDDAKQDRLRPVRPAQTPAQTAALKQSRADTDD from the coding sequence ATGGACATTCTGTATCTGCTTATTCCCATTGCCATCATCTTTGTCGGCTGCGCCCTCTGGGCCTTTTTCTGGAGCGTCAACAGCGGCCAGTACGATGATATGGAGTCCCCCGCCCACAGCATCCTGTTTGATGATGACGACAACCTGATCCCCGACGACGCCAAACAGGATCGCCTCCGCCCGGTCAGGCCTGCCCAAACGCCAGCCCAAACCGCCGCGCTCAAGCAGTCCAGGGCCGATACGGATGACTGA
- the fnr gene encoding fumarate/nitrate reduction transcriptional regulator Fnr, translated as MDEPRKPGTPRPAQQSHCNSCSLSTLCLPVSLELTDIDRLDTIISKSQPLKKGELLFDQGQAFGSIFAVRAGSVKTYSVTPEGDEQITGFYFPGELIGLSGMDSGQYPNAARVLETTTVCNIPFARLDDLAGELPELRRQIMRTMSREIRDDQQMLLLLSKKTAEQRLATFLIRLSERFRIRGYSRTRFRLSMSRNEIANYLGLAIETVSRLFTRFQKSGLIQVEGKEIDITDISQLYLQSGECPSLQQTT; from the coding sequence ATGGATGAGCCACGCAAACCGGGGACGCCACGTCCTGCCCAGCAGTCGCACTGCAACAGCTGCAGCCTGAGCACACTCTGCCTGCCGGTCTCACTGGAGCTGACGGATATAGATCGCCTGGACACCATCATCAGCAAAAGCCAGCCGCTGAAAAAAGGCGAGCTGCTGTTCGATCAGGGCCAGGCGTTTGGCTCCATCTTTGCCGTGCGGGCCGGCAGCGTTAAGACCTATTCGGTCACACCGGAGGGCGACGAACAGATCACCGGCTTCTACTTTCCCGGTGAACTGATTGGCCTCAGCGGCATGGACTCGGGCCAGTACCCCAACGCTGCGCGGGTACTTGAAACCACCACCGTATGCAATATTCCCTTCGCCCGCCTGGATGATCTGGCCGGTGAACTGCCGGAGCTGCGGCGCCAGATCATGCGTACCATGAGCCGTGAGATTCGTGACGATCAGCAGATGCTGCTGTTACTGTCGAAAAAAACCGCCGAGCAGCGCCTGGCCACCTTCCTGATCCGGCTGTCGGAACGCTTTCGCATCCGCGGCTATTCCAGAACGCGCTTTCGTCTGTCGATGTCACGCAACGAAATCGCCAACTACCTGGGACTGGCGATCGAAACAGTCAGCCGGCTCTTTACCCGCTTTCAGAAAAGCGGCCTGATACAGGTGGAAGGCAAGGAAATCGACATTACCGATATATCCCAGCTCTACCTGCAGTCCGGCGAGTGCCCAAGCCTGCAGCAGACAACCTGA
- a CDS encoding heavy metal translocating P-type ATPase — MATPLSSASDSSTSDSALRRDTPPDAIEQVSSCFHCGLDVPPGSDYALQIDGQARELCCPGCLAVAQTIIDSGLDGYYRHRSGTPGGADIAGRALPDVLTQELALYDLPSMQQAFVSTLDDGSREASLVIEGITCAACTWLLEHHLQRQPGVQRVSVNLSNHRMRLCWDTASTSLSLLLGQIYRIGYQGHPYHPDKEEQLLEREKKRAIRRLGVAGVGMMQVMMYAIALYAGALQDMEPQFVSFIRWASLIVASPVALYAALPFYQAALRDLRSRHLSMDVPVSIAVLGAYCASVWATLTRSGEVYFDSVTMFTFFLLIGRYLEMQARHRTGRAGNALLNLLPNSALRLVDGEELLVPASELRVGDRVLVKPGQSLPADGIIRRGHSSIDESALTGEYLPIRHGEGDAVVGGTLNVENPIELEISQVGGDTQLSAIVRLLDRAQSEKPASARLADRISSYFVAAVLLTASLVGLIWWQLDPANAFWITLAVLVVTCPCALSLATPTALTTATGTLRQHGLLITRGHVLENLARASHIVFDKTGTLTQGNLSLHSVTCLGARRDQALRLAAALEAHSEHPIAKAFHPFIDKPAETLESHLGLGLEGRVDGTPYRIGTADFAAALCPHAPRPTLPDNQSQWLLLCSTEGPLAWFGLDDQLRPQALECIRSLQALGLQVEMLSGDSSPAVQHVSQSLGIDRVHGGMSPENKLAHINALQRDGAQVVMVGDGINDIPVLAGAQTSIAMGSATDLAKTCADAVLMSGDLNRLVDGILLARKTRSIIRQNLGWALLYNLLALPLAASGLVAPYMAAIGMSASSLVVVGNALRLSRRVRRPNTKLKAES; from the coding sequence ATGGCAACCCCCTTGAGCTCCGCCAGCGACAGTTCCACCTCCGACAGTGCACTGAGGCGTGACACGCCACCAGACGCTATAGAGCAGGTCAGCAGCTGCTTTCACTGTGGCCTCGATGTGCCCCCAGGCTCAGACTACGCCCTGCAGATCGACGGCCAGGCGCGCGAGCTTTGCTGCCCCGGCTGCCTGGCCGTAGCGCAGACCATCATCGACAGCGGCCTGGACGGCTACTATCGCCATCGCAGCGGCACCCCTGGCGGCGCTGATATTGCTGGTCGCGCCCTGCCCGACGTCCTGACCCAGGAACTGGCGCTCTATGACCTGCCCAGCATGCAGCAAGCCTTCGTCTCAACCCTGGACGACGGCAGCCGTGAAGCCAGCCTGGTCATCGAAGGCATTACCTGCGCCGCCTGTACCTGGTTGCTGGAACATCACCTGCAACGCCAGCCCGGCGTACAGCGGGTCAGCGTCAATCTGAGCAATCACCGCATGCGCCTGTGCTGGGATACGGCAAGCACCAGCCTGAGCCTGCTGCTGGGGCAGATTTACCGCATCGGTTACCAGGGCCACCCGTACCATCCCGACAAAGAAGAGCAGCTGCTCGAACGGGAAAAGAAGCGCGCCATCAGACGCCTCGGGGTCGCCGGGGTCGGCATGATGCAAGTGATGATGTACGCCATCGCCCTCTACGCCGGCGCCCTGCAGGACATGGAACCGCAGTTTGTCAGCTTTATCCGCTGGGCCAGCCTGATCGTGGCCAGCCCCGTCGCCCTTTACGCCGCCCTGCCGTTCTATCAGGCGGCGCTGCGTGACCTGCGCAGCCGCCACCTGAGCATGGACGTGCCTGTCTCCATCGCCGTGCTGGGCGCTTACTGCGCCAGTGTCTGGGCCACCCTGACCCGCAGTGGCGAGGTCTATTTCGACTCGGTCACCATGTTCACCTTTTTCCTGCTTATCGGCCGCTACCTCGAAATGCAGGCGCGTCACCGCACCGGGCGCGCCGGCAATGCCCTGCTTAACCTGCTGCCCAACAGCGCCCTTCGCCTCGTCGACGGTGAAGAGCTGCTGGTGCCGGCCAGCGAACTCAGGGTCGGCGACCGGGTGCTGGTAAAACCCGGTCAGAGTCTGCCGGCGGACGGTATTATCCGGCGCGGCCATTCCTCCATCGACGAATCGGCCCTGACCGGCGAGTACCTGCCCATTCGCCACGGCGAGGGCGACGCCGTGGTCGGCGGCACCCTCAATGTCGAGAACCCCATCGAGCTGGAAATCAGCCAGGTGGGGGGCGATACCCAGCTCTCCGCCATCGTCCGTCTGCTGGACCGTGCCCAGAGCGAAAAGCCTGCCAGCGCTCGCCTCGCCGATCGCATCTCCAGCTACTTTGTTGCTGCGGTACTGCTCACCGCCAGCCTGGTCGGGCTGATCTGGTGGCAACTCGACCCTGCCAATGCCTTCTGGATCACACTGGCGGTACTGGTCGTCACCTGCCCCTGCGCCCTGTCTCTCGCCACTCCCACGGCCCTGACCACCGCCACCGGCACACTGCGTCAGCACGGTCTGCTGATCACCAGGGGCCATGTACTCGAAAACCTCGCCCGCGCCAGCCATATCGTATTCGACAAGACCGGCACTCTGACCCAGGGCAACCTGAGCCTGCACAGTGTCACTTGCCTGGGTGCCAGGCGCGATCAAGCCCTGCGCCTGGCCGCAGCCCTGGAAGCCCACTCCGAACACCCCATTGCCAAGGCCTTCCACCCCTTTATCGACAAGCCCGCCGAGACGCTGGAGTCCCACCTTGGGCTGGGGCTCGAGGGCAGGGTCGATGGCACGCCTTATCGCATCGGCACGGCGGATTTTGCCGCGGCGCTCTGCCCGCACGCACCCAGGCCCACGCTGCCCGACAACCAGAGCCAATGGCTGCTGCTGTGCAGCACCGAAGGTCCCCTGGCCTGGTTTGGGCTCGATGACCAGCTCAGACCCCAGGCGCTTGAATGCATCCGCTCGCTACAGGCACTGGGCCTGCAAGTTGAGATGCTCTCCGGCGACAGCTCGCCTGCGGTGCAGCACGTCAGCCAGAGTCTTGGCATCGACCGCGTTCATGGCGGCATGTCGCCGGAAAACAAGCTAGCCCACATAAACGCCCTGCAGCGCGATGGCGCCCAGGTGGTCATGGTCGGCGATGGTATCAACGATATTCCGGTACTGGCCGGCGCCCAGACATCCATTGCCATGGGCTCCGCCACTGACCTGGCCAAGACCTGCGCCGATGCGGTACTGATGTCCGGCGACCTCAACCGCCTGGTGGATGGCATTTTGCTGGCACGCAAGACCCGCAGTATTATTCGCCAGAATCTCGGCTGGGCCCTGCTGTACAATCTGCTGGCGCTGCCACTCGCCGCCAGCGGCTTAGTCGCACCCTATATGGCCGCCATCGGCATGTCCGCCAGTTCACTGGTGGTGGTAGGCAATGCCCTGCGACTTTCAAGGCGCGTACGCAGACCAAACACCAAGCTGAAAGCTGAAAGCTGA
- a CDS encoding cation diffusion facilitator family transporter, whose product MYTAKQRQQEAQKVTLVGSLLDAVLGVAKILVGMFSHSHALIADGVHSLSDLATDFMVILILRVSHQEPDEDHPWGHARFETAGTVMLGGLLIAIAGAMAYNSVGLIFSGESLLIPEWPALVVAGLSIVSKEWIYRYTLAAGKRLKSDLIIANAWHSRSDAFSSIVVLIGIAGAMLGWAWLDALTAVLVALLIAKIGWDLTWKSIKELVDTALPESQVRELEQAVQNVDGVISVHSLKTRLMGGQSLLEMHIQVESHLSASEGHYIGDTAVRILKTRFDDIGDVIFHIDTYNDDQRLYCDTLPLRAEVEDALRATLSELHPELKWEKLVLYYIKARIELELSLNSAELARCGLSGSAVQQALRDNLQQYYWYASLTLWLTPSDA is encoded by the coding sequence ATGTACACAGCCAAGCAACGCCAGCAAGAAGCGCAGAAAGTCACCCTGGTCGGCAGCCTGCTCGACGCCGTTCTCGGTGTCGCCAAAATTCTTGTCGGCATGTTTTCACATTCCCATGCCCTGATTGCCGACGGCGTTCACTCGCTGTCGGATCTGGCCACCGACTTCATGGTCATCCTCATTCTGCGGGTATCACACCAGGAACCGGACGAAGATCACCCCTGGGGCCACGCCCGCTTCGAGACCGCCGGTACTGTTATGCTCGGTGGCCTGCTGATTGCCATCGCCGGCGCCATGGCGTACAACAGCGTCGGGCTTATTTTCAGCGGCGAATCCCTGCTGATTCCCGAGTGGCCCGCGCTGGTGGTGGCAGGGCTGTCTATCGTCAGCAAGGAATGGATCTACCGCTACACCCTGGCCGCAGGCAAGCGGCTCAAGTCGGATCTGATCATCGCCAACGCCTGGCACAGCCGCAGCGATGCCTTTTCATCCATAGTGGTACTGATCGGTATTGCCGGCGCCATGCTCGGCTGGGCCTGGCTCGATGCCCTTACCGCCGTGCTGGTGGCACTGCTGATCGCCAAAATCGGCTGGGATCTGACCTGGAAGAGCATCAAGGAACTGGTCGATACCGCCTTGCCGGAGTCCCAGGTGCGCGAACTGGAACAGGCCGTGCAGAATGTCGACGGCGTGATCAGCGTCCACAGCCTGAAAACCCGCCTGATGGGTGGCCAGAGTCTGCTGGAAATGCATATCCAGGTTGAAAGTCACCTGAGCGCTTCTGAAGGCCACTATATCGGCGACACCGCGGTGCGCATTCTGAAGACCCGCTTTGACGACATCGGCGATGTCATCTTCCATATCGACACCTACAACGATGACCAGCGCCTGTACTGCGACACCCTGCCACTGCGCGCAGAAGTCGAGGACGCCCTCAGAGCCACCCTGAGCGAACTGCATCCAGAGCTGAAATGGGAAAAACTCGTACTCTACTACATCAAGGCCCGCATCGAGCTGGAACTGAGTCTCAACAGCGCCGAGCTCGCCCGCTGCGGACTCTCAGGCAGCGCGGTACAGCAGGCGCTGCGTGACAACCTGCAGCAGTATTACTGGTATGCCAGTCTGACCCTGTGGCTCACACCCAGCGATGCCTGA
- a CDS encoding adenine phosphoribosyltransferase, giving the protein MPYDECYVKSVIRTVADWPEKGVMFRDITPIFKDPKALRMVTDDFIQRYIGTDITHIASIDARGFLISSIMAYHLNLPLVLVRKKGKLPGKTIQADYALEYGTATVEMQIDAVGPGDRVLIFDDLIATGGTILAASTLIKELGASVYEAAALIDLPDLEGSTRIQDAGIPVHTLLAYEGL; this is encoded by the coding sequence ATGCCCTACGATGAGTGCTACGTAAAATCGGTTATCCGCACGGTTGCGGACTGGCCCGAAAAAGGCGTCATGTTTCGCGATATCACACCTATTTTCAAAGATCCCAAAGCCCTGCGCATGGTCACGGATGATTTTATTCAGCGCTATATCGGCACCGACATTACCCATATTGCCAGCATTGACGCCCGCGGCTTTCTGATCAGCTCGATCATGGCCTACCACCTCAATCTGCCCCTGGTGCTGGTGCGCAAGAAAGGCAAACTGCCGGGCAAGACCATACAGGCTGACTACGCGCTGGAATATGGCACCGCCACCGTTGAAATGCAGATCGACGCCGTGGGCCCCGGTGATCGGGTACTGATTTTTGATGACCTTATTGCCACCGGCGGCACCATCCTGGCCGCCAGCACCCTGATCAAGGAACTTGGCGCCAGCGTCTATGAAGCCGCTGCGCTGATTGACCTGCCGGACCTCGAAGGCTCCACCCGCATTCAGGATGCCGGCATTCCGGTACACACGCTGCTGGCCTACGAAGGCCTCTGA
- the rdgC gene encoding recombination-associated protein RdgC has translation MWFKNLIFYRFSAAFDKDTETLENALAATPFQPCGSQELSRSGWIAPCKALPDSLVYSCAGYHLICTQKEEKILPSGVIRQSLEERVQKIEKEEARKVYRREHTQLKDEIILDLLPRAFSKRNQTYALIAPQAGLILVDASSHKNAEDLLSQLRTSLGSLPIILPDVKQSPAAVMSHWLEQQEPLPTSLQLLDEAELKDNLVEGGVIRIKGQELTSSEIVAHLEADKRVSKLALEWDENLRFLLHEDLSVHRIKQTDQFKERQQDVADDELARFDADVAQLGLELTRLIPDLLNAFGGEVAGASLEPAPKV, from the coding sequence ATGTGGTTCAAAAATCTGATCTTTTATCGCTTTAGCGCCGCCTTCGACAAAGACACCGAGACACTGGAAAACGCGCTGGCAGCGACACCCTTTCAGCCCTGCGGCAGCCAGGAACTGAGCCGCTCCGGCTGGATAGCCCCCTGCAAGGCCTTGCCGGACAGCCTGGTCTACAGCTGTGCCGGCTATCACCTGATTTGCACCCAGAAAGAAGAAAAAATCCTGCCCTCGGGGGTCATTCGCCAGTCCCTGGAAGAACGGGTACAGAAGATCGAAAAGGAAGAGGCACGCAAGGTGTATCGTCGCGAGCATACCCAGCTCAAGGACGAAATCATTCTTGACCTGCTGCCCCGTGCCTTCAGCAAGCGCAACCAGACCTATGCACTGATTGCGCCCCAGGCCGGGCTGATTCTGGTCGATGCCTCCAGCCACAAGAACGCCGAAGACCTGCTCAGCCAGTTGCGCACCAGCCTGGGCTCACTGCCGATCATACTGCCAGACGTCAAGCAGTCTCCGGCGGCGGTCATGAGTCACTGGCTGGAACAGCAGGAACCACTGCCAACCTCTCTGCAGCTGCTCGACGAGGCGGAACTGAAGGACAACCTGGTCGAAGGTGGCGTGATCCGCATCAAGGGTCAGGAGCTCACCAGCAGCGAGATCGTGGCGCACCTCGAAGCCGACAAACGCGTTTCCAAGCTGGCGCTGGAGTGGGACGAGAACCTGCGCTTCCTGCTGCACGAAGATCTCAGCGTGCATCGCATCAAGCAAACCGATCAGTTCAAGGAACGCCAGCAGGATGTGGCCGACGACGAACTGGCCCGCTTTGATGCCGATGTGGCGCAGCTGGGGCTCGAACTGACACGCCTGATTCCGGATCTGCTCAACGCCTTTGGTGGCGAAGTTGCAGGCGCATCCCTGGAACCCGCACCAAAAGTGTGA
- a CDS encoding cbb3-type cytochrome oxidase subunit 3, whose product MSYEVYGPYIPVIMLITFLLLFVWVMLPKNKKGFDDAANLPFEDEEKPSDAKADNGRTEK is encoded by the coding sequence GTGAGTTACGAAGTATATGGCCCATATATACCGGTGATCATGCTCATCACCTTCCTTCTCCTGTTCGTCTGGGTAATGCTCCCGAAGAACAAGAAGGGATTTGATGATGCCGCTAACCTTCCCTTCGAAGACGAAGAGAAACCTTCGGATGCTAAGGCCGATAACGGGAGAACGGAAAAATGA
- a CDS encoding FixH family protein codes for MQQDNIAIAPWYKQPWLWFILAPVIASIFSGTTFLVLSIVTADGIVKDDYYQVAKGLEIDSTLSNNAAALGLDADLLIDDVTGDIGLTLHGKVADDLNSLTLEIIHPIHQKYDQNAQLRRIPGSTRFTGSLQAALSTGKRYLVLLPRDNSWSLRAEALPPYDPLRIKLSPAH; via the coding sequence ATGCAGCAAGACAACATCGCCATCGCACCCTGGTACAAACAGCCTTGGCTCTGGTTTATCCTGGCCCCGGTCATTGCCTCCATTTTCTCCGGCACAACCTTTCTGGTCCTGTCGATCGTCACCGCCGACGGCATCGTCAAGGACGACTACTATCAGGTCGCCAAGGGACTGGAGATCGACAGCACCCTCTCGAACAACGCCGCAGCCCTGGGGCTTGACGCCGACCTGCTGATCGATGATGTCACCGGGGATATAGGCCTGACCCTGCACGGCAAGGTGGCCGACGACCTGAACAGCCTGACGCTGGAAATCATCCACCCGATTCACCAGAAGTACGATCAGAATGCACAGCTGCGACGCATACCCGGCAGCACCCGTTTTACCGGCAGCCTGCAGGCCGCCCTGAGCACCGGCAAGCGCTATTTGGTACTGCTGCCCCGCGACAACAGCTGGAGCCTGCGGGCCGAGGCCCTGCCACCCTATGATCCGCTGCGCATTAAGCTGTCTCCGGCACACTGA
- a CDS encoding sulfite exporter TauE/SafE family protein, which produces MTEGLSIGTAIVLGLLGGAHCIGMCGGIAATVGMTRPDSRTPAIILLLGYNGGRLLSYALAGALLGGLGVLVAGGTATLVLRTLAGLMLVAMGLYIGQWWKGLLLLERAGSGLWRYLRPVAARFLPARTPLQALALGLLWGWLPCGLVYSTLIWASAAGDWQSSALLMASFGLGTLPAMLATGLMAAQLRQLLARRLTQQLAGSLIILFGLFSLIAILAP; this is translated from the coding sequence ATGACTGAAGGCCTGTCGATTGGCACCGCAATTGTCCTTGGCCTGCTGGGCGGCGCCCATTGCATCGGCATGTGCGGTGGCATAGCGGCGACGGTCGGCATGACCCGTCCCGACAGCCGCACGCCCGCTATCATCCTGCTGCTGGGCTACAACGGCGGACGTCTGCTCAGCTACGCCCTGGCCGGCGCCCTTCTGGGCGGCCTTGGTGTTCTGGTGGCCGGCGGCACGGCGACCCTGGTACTGCGCACCCTGGCAGGATTGATGCTGGTGGCCATGGGGCTCTACATAGGCCAGTGGTGGAAAGGCCTGCTGCTATTGGAGCGTGCCGGCAGCGGCCTGTGGCGCTACCTGCGCCCAGTTGCCGCGCGCTTTCTGCCGGCCCGTACGCCGCTGCAAGCACTGGCACTGGGCCTGTTATGGGGCTGGCTACCCTGCGGACTGGTGTACAGCACCCTGATCTGGGCTTCCGCCGCCGGCGACTGGCAGAGCAGCGCCCTGCTGATGGCCAGCTTCGGTCTGGGCACCCTGCCCGCCATGCTCGCCACCGGACTGATGGCCGCCCAGCTGCGTCAGCTGCTGGCACGGCGCCTGACCCAGCAACTGGCAGGCAGCCTGATTATCCTGTTTGGTCTCTTTAGCCTGATAGCGATACTGGCGCCCTGA